In one Niallia taxi genomic region, the following are encoded:
- the dapD gene encoding 2,3,4,5-tetrahydropyridine-2,6-dicarboxylate N-acetyltransferase: MKMMDANEIISFIANSTKSTPVKVYVKGSLSEVNFGEKIQSFVSGDAGVVFGEWSDISEVIEANKEKFTDYVVENDRRNSAIPLLDMKNIKARIEPGAIIRDQVEIGDNAVIMMGAVINIGASIGEGTMIDMGAILGGRATVGKNSHVGAGAVLAGVIEPPSAKPVIVEDDVLIGANAVVVEGVTVGKGAVVAAGAIVLEDVPANTLVAGAPARIIKEIDEKTKSKTEIMQELRKL, encoded by the coding sequence ATGAAAATGATGGATGCAAATGAAATTATTTCATTTATTGCAAATAGTACAAAATCAACACCTGTAAAGGTATATGTTAAAGGTAGCTTATCTGAAGTTAACTTCGGTGAAAAAATTCAATCTTTTGTTAGCGGAGATGCTGGTGTTGTATTTGGCGAATGGTCTGACATTAGTGAAGTGATTGAAGCTAATAAAGAAAAATTCACTGATTATGTAGTTGAAAATGATCGCAGAAACTCAGCTATTCCTCTATTAGATATGAAGAACATCAAAGCTCGTATTGAGCCAGGTGCAATTATTCGTGATCAAGTGGAAATTGGTGACAATGCCGTTATCATGATGGGTGCTGTTATTAATATCGGTGCAAGCATCGGCGAAGGCACAATGATCGATATGGGTGCTATTCTTGGTGGACGAGCTACTGTTGGTAAAAACAGCCATGTAGGTGCAGGAGCAGTCCTTGCAGGTGTTATCGAGCCACCTTCTGCTAAACCAGTTATCGTGGAAGACGATGTTCTTATCGGTGCAAATGCAGTTGTTGTTGAAGGTGTTACTGTTGGTAAAGGTGCTGTTGTTGCGGCAGGTGCAATCGTGCTTGAAGATGTTCCGGCAAACACATTGGTTGCAGGTGCTCCAGCACGCATCATCAAAGAAATTGATGAAAAGACAAAATCTAAAACAGAAATTATGCAAGAGCTTCGTAAATTATAA
- a CDS encoding glutaredoxin family protein, giving the protein MKKITMYTQPDCPPCEYAKTFLKEKGFELDLKDIQKDARARKELVQKYQCYSTPTFIIGETVIAGFDHDKLQEVLGF; this is encoded by the coding sequence TTGAAAAAAATCACAATGTATACACAGCCGGATTGTCCGCCATGTGAATATGCGAAAACATTTCTAAAGGAAAAAGGATTTGAACTGGACTTAAAGGATATCCAAAAAGATGCTCGTGCAAGAAAAGAACTTGTGCAAAAATATCAATGTTATTCTACTCCTACTTTCATCATTGGAGAAACAGTAATCGCTGGCTTTGACCATGATAAACTTCAGGAGGTTCTTGGCTTTTAA
- a CDS encoding ABC transporter ATP-binding protein: protein METFQKLKSYYLPFKKYFIISILFLIVVTGITVVYPIILQLTIDEVVLKGEYGWIPYLAIGFIAVMIVKGIATYIYQYTGDMFGISSVYLLRNGLYKKLQYLPFSYYDNAKTGDLMSRLTADVEGFRFFLSVGFSELIRFVLLIAVSFAVMLNYSVSLTLVTLVTIPFLAVVTYKFDKAVHPAFRGIRKSFGVLNTKVQENISGINTVKSLSREDFEVGKFNKANGDYKDQYLFTSNIWSKYFPLMEFLGNVSVLLLIAYGGYLVINDSLQPGELVAFYSLLGYIMWPIMNLGFVVNQFSQAKASGERLLEILDKDYLIADKLGAKHAEKLEGKVEFCDVSLKYATKEGFALNEISFSAHPGKTIGLIGGTGSGKTSITQLLTRFYEASDGAVLIDGHNVEEYEIESLRGNIGLVSQESFLFSSSIKSNIAYGKPESTMEEIVHAAKLAQAHDFIMELPDGYDTMLGERGLGLSGGQKQRIAIARAICINPSILILDDATSAVDMQTEFTIQKELNAIMENKTTFIIAHRISSIKHADEILVLADGHIVERGCHAELITQNGPYRRIYDIQFKDQKKIINA, encoded by the coding sequence TTGGAAACATTTCAAAAGTTAAAGTCTTACTATTTACCATTTAAGAAGTATTTTATTATTTCGATTCTTTTTTTAATTGTCGTAACAGGTATTACGGTTGTTTATCCGATTATACTGCAGCTCACAATTGATGAAGTTGTTTTAAAAGGTGAATATGGTTGGATACCGTATTTGGCTATCGGCTTTATTGCTGTCATGATTGTAAAAGGGATTGCGACTTACATTTACCAATATACAGGTGATATGTTTGGCATAAGCTCTGTCTATTTATTACGAAATGGACTATACAAAAAGCTGCAGTATCTGCCGTTTTCTTATTATGATAATGCAAAAACAGGCGATCTGATGTCAAGGCTTACTGCAGATGTCGAAGGGTTTCGGTTTTTTTTATCTGTAGGGTTTTCTGAGCTGATCCGGTTTGTGCTGTTGATTGCTGTCAGCTTTGCTGTTATGTTGAATTACTCTGTTTCATTAACATTGGTCACACTTGTGACGATTCCTTTTTTAGCTGTCGTTACATATAAGTTTGACAAAGCTGTCCATCCAGCATTCAGAGGAATAAGAAAGTCCTTTGGAGTTCTTAATACAAAGGTGCAAGAAAATATTAGCGGTATTAATACAGTGAAATCTCTATCAAGAGAGGATTTCGAAGTTGGAAAGTTTAATAAAGCAAACGGAGACTATAAAGATCAATATTTATTTACATCAAATATATGGTCTAAGTACTTTCCGTTAATGGAGTTTTTAGGAAATGTAAGCGTTTTGCTTTTGATTGCCTATGGTGGGTATTTGGTGATTAATGACAGTCTGCAGCCTGGCGAACTCGTTGCCTTTTATAGCTTGCTTGGCTATATTATGTGGCCAATCATGAACCTAGGCTTTGTCGTCAATCAGTTCTCGCAAGCTAAGGCTTCTGGAGAAAGACTGTTGGAAATTTTAGATAAAGATTATTTAATTGCAGATAAGTTAGGTGCTAAACATGCAGAGAAGCTTGAAGGGAAAGTAGAGTTTTGTGATGTAAGCCTTAAATATGCAACAAAAGAGGGCTTTGCACTTAATGAAATTAGTTTTAGCGCACATCCAGGCAAGACCATTGGTTTGATCGGCGGTACTGGATCTGGAAAAACTAGTATTACACAGCTGCTGACAAGATTTTATGAAGCATCAGACGGTGCTGTGCTTATTGACGGACATAATGTAGAGGAATATGAAATCGAATCACTTCGCGGCAATATCGGATTGGTGTCACAGGAATCGTTTTTATTTTCATCCTCCATAAAAAGCAATATAGCTTATGGCAAGCCTGAAAGTACGATGGAAGAAATTGTCCATGCCGCAAAGCTTGCTCAAGCACATGATTTTATTATGGAGCTGCCTGATGGGTATGACACAATGCTTGGTGAACGAGGCTTAGGGCTGTCTGGAGGCCAAAAGCAAAGGATTGCTATTGCTAGAGCTATTTGTATTAACCCAAGTATTCTTATTCTTGATGATGCCACAAGTGCTGTAGATATGCAGACAGAATTCACAATTCAAAAGGAATTAAATGCAATCATGGAAAATAAAACTACGTTTATAATTGCCCATCGTATTTCATCAATTAAACATGCTGATGAAATACTAGTCCTAGCTGACGGACATATCGTGGAAAGAGGCTGCCATGCGGAGCTGATTACTCAAAATGGTCCTTACCGGAGAATTTACGATATCCAGTTCAAAGATCAGAAAAAGATAATAAATGCGTAA
- a CDS encoding potassium channel family protein yields MKKEFAVIGLGRFGGSICKELMELGMEVMVIDKNEERVNEYANIVSHAVVGNSVDENVLKSLGIRNFEHVIVAIGDDIQASILTTLILKEMGVNNITVKAQNDYHEKVLKKIGADSIIHPERDMGKRIAHNIVSNNVLDYLELSDEHSIVEIKASNRLAGRTMVDLDIRARYGITIVAIKRENDIIVSPQANEPIEEKDILIVIGADSDINRFEKKVMS; encoded by the coding sequence ATGAAGAAGGAATTTGCAGTAATCGGTCTTGGCCGTTTTGGCGGTAGCATATGTAAGGAATTGATGGAACTAGGCATGGAAGTGATGGTCATTGACAAAAATGAGGAGCGTGTCAATGAGTATGCTAATATTGTGTCACATGCAGTTGTGGGAAACTCAGTGGATGAAAATGTGCTCAAGAGCCTCGGAATAAGGAACTTTGAGCATGTTATTGTGGCAATAGGTGACGATATTCAAGCGAGCATATTAACGACACTGATTCTAAAAGAAATGGGTGTAAATAATATTACTGTTAAGGCACAAAATGATTATCATGAGAAAGTGCTGAAAAAAATCGGTGCAGATTCCATTATCCATCCTGAAAGGGATATGGGAAAAAGAATTGCCCACAATATCGTGTCAAATAACGTTCTTGACTATCTGGAGCTTTCTGATGAGCATAGTATTGTCGAAATCAAAGCAAGCAATCGTTTAGCAGGGCGTACAATGGTCGATTTAGACATACGGGCAAGGTATGGAATAACAATTGTGGCCATTAAAAGAGAAAATGATATTATTGTTTCGCCGCAAGCGAATGAGCCGATTGAAGAGAAAGATATCCTGATTGTTATAGGTGCGGATTCTGATATTAATCGATTTGAAAAGAAAGTGATGTCATAA
- a CDS encoding YkuJ family protein: MSQLQGILTRLKNLQEQSTGGEPSQRFFEVNGERKCQVTFHPKTETYELEVYNDKEKPKRYQFDNIDMITIEIFDLIQ; the protein is encoded by the coding sequence ATGTCACAGCTTCAAGGCATATTAACACGTTTGAAAAATTTACAAGAACAATCAACAGGGGGAGAACCTTCCCAACGTTTTTTTGAGGTGAACGGCGAAAGAAAATGCCAAGTTACATTCCATCCAAAAACAGAAACATACGAGTTGGAAGTATACAACGATAAAGAAAAGCCAAAAAGATATCAATTCGACAATATTGATATGATTACAATTGAAATTTTTGACCTTATTCAATAA
- a CDS encoding DUF3993 domain-containing protein, producing MKKTMTSIFVLVLALAFAHPSLAKEKEELSTRGEVLQFLEDAFKAQVSLSERYREMEEVNAILTPYFSNEYKDSFLEANLVTENGKFLTYGSDFAPYYIPFFHFSEKTEIDIQQDKIYVYEYFEAPEDGPLYYEDHYEGLLLEKTNDKWKVSSQLTNEEIVDYLKEEKENDSKHQNGMLSLLNINWGKEIFADIQISLSTPFVKY from the coding sequence ATGAAAAAGACGATGACCAGTATTTTTGTTTTAGTACTAGCCCTTGCATTTGCACATCCATCACTAGCTAAGGAAAAAGAAGAATTGTCAACAAGAGGAGAAGTCCTGCAATTTTTGGAAGATGCATTTAAAGCCCAAGTATCATTAAGTGAAAGGTATAGAGAAATGGAAGAAGTAAACGCTATTTTAACACCGTATTTTTCTAATGAGTATAAGGACAGTTTTCTTGAAGCTAACCTCGTGACGGAAAATGGCAAGTTCCTTACATACGGCAGTGATTTTGCTCCATACTATATTCCGTTTTTTCATTTTTCGGAAAAAACAGAAATAGATATTCAACAAGATAAGATTTATGTATACGAATATTTTGAAGCACCAGAGGACGGCCCTTTATACTATGAGGATCATTATGAAGGACTTCTTTTAGAGAAAACAAATGACAAATGGAAGGTATCAAGCCAGCTTACAAATGAGGAAATAGTTGATTATCTAAAAGAGGAAAAAGAAAATGACAGCAAGCATCAAAACGGTATGCTGTCATTGCTGAATATAAATTGGGGGAAAGAGATTTTTGCTGATATTCAGATTTCTCTCAGCACTCCTTTTGTAAAATATTAA
- a CDS encoding N-acetyldiaminopimelate deacetylase, which translates to MAKTDYVQIRRDLHQIPELGFQEYKTQAYLLNYIRSLPSDRIEIKQWKTGIFVKVLGRKPVRLIGYRADIDGLPIKEETGLPFSSNHEQEMHACGHDFHMTIALGVLTNIVKNQIDDDMLFVFQPAEEGPGGAEPMLKSDIMQEWKPDIMIALHVAPEYPVGTIAVKPGLLFANTSELFIDLKGKGGHAAYPHQTNDMVVAACNLVAQLQTIVSRNIDPLDSAVVTIGKITGGTVQNVIAETARLEGTMRTLSAESMTKVKDRVKALVKGIEAGYECECTIDFGSGYYQVYNEEAITAEFMDFIRSETNIELIECKEAMTGEDFGYMLKEIPGFMFWLGVNSPYGLHHSKLNPDEGALETAINMITSYLHFKGNKK; encoded by the coding sequence GTGGCAAAAACCGATTATGTACAAATTAGACGAGACTTGCACCAAATTCCTGAACTAGGGTTTCAAGAATATAAAACACAGGCCTATCTGTTAAACTATATTCGTTCATTACCTAGTGACCGTATTGAAATAAAACAATGGAAAACAGGGATTTTTGTTAAGGTGCTTGGAAGGAAACCTGTCAGACTTATCGGCTATCGAGCAGATATTGACGGGCTTCCAATTAAAGAAGAGACAGGATTGCCGTTCTCCTCTAATCATGAACAGGAAATGCATGCTTGCGGTCATGATTTTCATATGACAATTGCTCTCGGTGTATTAACTAATATCGTAAAAAACCAGATTGATGATGATATGCTTTTTGTGTTCCAACCGGCAGAAGAAGGACCAGGCGGTGCGGAGCCAATGTTAAAAAGTGATATCATGCAGGAATGGAAGCCAGATATTATGATAGCCCTCCATGTCGCACCTGAATATCCTGTTGGGACAATCGCAGTGAAGCCTGGCCTGCTTTTTGCCAATACGTCCGAACTATTCATCGACCTGAAAGGTAAAGGTGGACATGCTGCTTATCCGCACCAAACGAATGATATGGTCGTGGCTGCATGTAATTTAGTAGCCCAGCTCCAAACCATTGTTTCAAGAAATATCGACCCTCTAGACAGTGCCGTTGTAACGATTGGAAAAATAACTGGTGGTACTGTTCAAAATGTAATAGCAGAAACAGCAAGATTGGAAGGAACAATGCGTACACTTTCAGCTGAATCTATGACAAAGGTTAAGGATAGGGTAAAAGCTCTTGTCAAAGGAATAGAGGCTGGATATGAATGTGAGTGTACAATTGATTTCGGTAGTGGTTATTATCAGGTTTATAATGAAGAAGCGATTACTGCAGAATTTATGGACTTTATTCGAAGCGAAACAAATATAGAACTAATTGAATGTAAGGAAGCGATGACAGGAGAAGACTTTGGCTATATGCTAAAGGAAATTCCAGGATTTATGTTTTGGCTTGGTGTCAATTCTCCTTATGGCCTGCATCACAGCAAGCTGAATCCAGATGAAGGAGCATTAGAGACAGCTATTAATATGATTACTTCTTATTTACATTTTAAAGGAAATAAGAAATAA
- a CDS encoding peroxiredoxin — protein sequence MPERMVGKQAPKFEMEAVLPNKEFGIVSLEENMKNDKWSVLFFYPMDFTSVCPTEIISLSDRYDEFEDLDAEVIGVSTDTIHTHLAWIKTNRKENGLGELNYPLAADTNHVVSREYGVLIEEEGIALRGLFIISPEGELMYSVINHNNIGRDVDETLRVLQALQTGGLCPVNWKPGQATL from the coding sequence ATGCCAGAACGGATGGTAGGCAAGCAAGCACCTAAATTTGAGATGGAAGCAGTTTTACCAAATAAAGAATTTGGTATAGTTAGCCTGGAAGAAAATATGAAAAACGATAAATGGTCCGTATTATTCTTTTATCCAATGGACTTCACATCTGTTTGTCCAACAGAAATTATCTCATTGTCAGACCGCTATGATGAATTTGAAGATCTTGATGCGGAGGTTATTGGTGTTTCTACAGATACCATTCACACACATTTAGCATGGATTAAAACGAATCGTAAAGAAAACGGTCTAGGTGAATTGAATTATCCTCTTGCAGCAGATACAAATCATGTAGTATCAAGAGAATATGGTGTTCTGATTGAAGAGGAAGGAATCGCGCTTCGTGGTCTGTTCATTATCAGCCCTGAAGGTGAATTAATGTATTCCGTTATTAATCATAACAATATTGGTCGCGACGTTGATGAAACATTGCGTGTTCTTCAAGCACTTCAAACTGGTGGACTTTGTCCTGTTAACTGGAAGCCAGGCCAAGCTACATTATAA
- a CDS encoding ABC transporter ATP-binding protein translates to MSNQKKESKEALILNRFKYTTEEVIEKQFNWKQMWRLLSYMKPYQKNLLPLSIISVLITTAVRLIIPILIGIYVLDQAIINKDGGQLTILVLLIGAMYAASYAANYYRIKWMNTLGQNVIYDLRKHLFTHVQKLSHRFFDERSAGSILVRILNDINSLQELFTNGVINLLMDIILLIGIFVILLSLSPELALAVLVIIPVMFFISTALRRKIRKSWQLVRLKQSKLNSHLNESIQGIRVTQASTQEKPNMMFFNGLNKENFDSWQNASKQNAMFRPFVEITNAIGTAVLIWYGAYLIQHGMTIGVFVSFAFYLGMFWEPISRLGMVYNQLLMGMASSERIFEFLDEKPNVSEIDNPVIVQEMKGQVCFKGVEFAYTSKRKALNGVDLTIGAGETVALVGHTGSGKTTIANLISRFYDSTKGEITVDGIDIKNISLQSLRKQISIVLQDTFIFSGTIMENIRFGRPDATDEEVIASAKAIGAHTFIEALPNKYRTEVEERGNILSVGQRQLLSFSRALLANPRILILDEATASIDTETELKIQEALRTLLKGRTAIMIAHRLSTIRDADKIVVLDHGSIMEEGSHDQLMEQKGIYYHLVEAQFKMLNAI, encoded by the coding sequence ATGAGTAACCAAAAAAAGGAAAGCAAGGAAGCCCTAATTTTAAATAGGTTTAAATACACGACAGAAGAGGTAATTGAGAAACAATTTAACTGGAAGCAAATGTGGCGTTTACTTAGCTATATGAAACCATATCAAAAGAATCTGTTGCCATTGTCGATTATCTCGGTCCTTATCACGACAGCAGTTAGGCTTATTATTCCAATATTAATTGGTATTTACGTATTAGATCAAGCAATCATTAATAAGGATGGAGGTCAGCTGACAATATTAGTGTTGCTGATAGGGGCAATGTATGCGGCATCCTATGCAGCAAACTACTATCGTATTAAATGGATGAATACACTAGGTCAAAATGTTATTTATGATTTGCGTAAGCATCTTTTTACACATGTTCAAAAGCTGTCACACCGTTTTTTTGATGAACGGTCTGCAGGATCAATCCTAGTTAGAATTTTAAATGATATTAATTCTCTGCAAGAGCTGTTTACAAATGGTGTTATCAACTTATTAATGGATATTATCCTGCTGATTGGCATATTTGTTATTCTCCTTTCCTTAAGCCCTGAATTAGCATTAGCTGTATTAGTAATTATTCCAGTGATGTTCTTTATCTCAACAGCATTACGGCGGAAAATCAGGAAATCATGGCAATTAGTGAGACTGAAGCAATCAAAGCTTAACTCCCATCTAAATGAAAGCATTCAAGGAATAAGAGTTACACAGGCTTCTACACAGGAAAAGCCAAATATGATGTTTTTTAATGGGTTAAACAAAGAGAATTTTGATAGCTGGCAGAATGCGTCCAAACAAAATGCCATGTTCCGCCCATTTGTGGAAATAACAAATGCTATCGGAACAGCCGTGCTAATTTGGTATGGTGCTTACTTAATTCAGCATGGTATGACTATTGGAGTTTTTGTTTCCTTTGCCTTTTATTTAGGCATGTTTTGGGAACCAATCTCAAGGCTTGGTATGGTGTATAACCAGCTGCTGATGGGCATGGCATCATCAGAGCGGATTTTCGAGTTTTTAGATGAAAAACCTAATGTATCAGAAATAGATAATCCCGTTATTGTTCAGGAAATGAAGGGGCAGGTCTGTTTTAAAGGCGTTGAGTTCGCTTATACAAGCAAACGTAAGGCTTTAAATGGAGTCGATTTGACTATAGGAGCTGGCGAGACTGTTGCACTTGTTGGTCATACTGGCTCTGGAAAAACAACGATTGCCAATTTAATAAGCCGTTTTTATGATTCGACTAAAGGAGAAATTACGGTAGATGGAATTGACATAAAAAATATTTCGTTGCAATCATTACGTAAGCAAATTAGTATCGTCCTTCAGGATACATTTATTTTTTCTGGTACTATCATGGAGAATATTCGTTTTGGCAGGCCGGATGCAACGGATGAGGAAGTGATTGCTTCGGCAAAAGCGATTGGTGCACATACCTTTATTGAGGCACTTCCAAACAAGTATCGAACAGAGGTAGAAGAGCGGGGGAATATTCTATCTGTTGGGCAAAGACAGCTATTATCCTTTTCGAGAGCTTTATTGGCAAATCCGCGCATACTGATATTAGATGAGGCGACAGCGAGTATTGATACAGAGACAGAACTTAAGATTCAAGAAGCATTGCGAACGCTACTTAAGGGCAGGACTGCAATTATGATTGCACACAGGCTGTCAACGATAAGAGATGCTGATAAGATAGTTGTTCTCGACCATGGCAGTATAATGGAGGAAGGGTCACATGATCAGTTAATGGAGCAAAAGGGTATTTATTATCACTTGGTAGAAGCGCAGTTTAAAATGCTTAATGCTATATAG
- the cbpB gene encoding cyclic-di-AMP-binding protein CbpB — translation MTSIHNGEFLDITVKELMIPSERVAHVQVGNNLEHALLVLTKSGYSSIPVLDPSYKLHGLLSTPIIMESILGLERIEFEKLDSIKVETIMNTIVPRANTNTALKDMMEMLTDNPFICLEDDEGLFDGILTRRSVLKRLNTFLEI, via the coding sequence ATGACCAGCATACACAACGGAGAATTTTTAGACATTACAGTGAAAGAATTAATGATTCCTTCTGAACGTGTTGCCCATGTGCAAGTTGGTAATAATTTAGAGCATGCTCTTTTAGTGCTGACGAAAAGCGGCTATTCTTCCATACCTGTACTAGATCCTTCCTATAAGCTCCATGGCTTGCTCAGCACGCCCATTATTATGGAAAGTATCCTCGGGCTAGAGCGCATTGAATTTGAAAAATTAGATAGCATTAAAGTAGAAACTATTATGAATACGATTGTCCCTAGGGCAAATACAAATACTGCATTGAAAGACATGATGGAAATGTTAACTGATAATCCTTTTATCTGCCTTGAGGATGATGAAGGATTATTTGATGGTATTTTGACTCGAAGGTCTGTCCTAAAAAGGCTAAATACATTTTTGGAAATATAG
- a CDS encoding LysR family transcriptional regulator: MSTISELQLLKVLAQEMNMRKAAEKLFVSQPALSQRLQNIEKEWGTKLFIRSQRGLSLTAAGELVAQFAVDTISNEEKVKEAIHALRGEVHGTLSIAAASIVGQNWLPGVLKEFIKSYPRAKVSLITGWSSEILKSMADGSIHLGIIRGGSDWKGAKKHLFDDPLYLVDSKISSLNQLMDTDRPFIQFKSDSSYYEEIQEWWHRQFPAPPKNTIYVDQIETCKQLTFNGIGYSILPGIALQGANENLFQVPLQDDRNTPIYRSTWLIGYEAAFQLKQVQAFLDIIDEYVRQRE, translated from the coding sequence ATGTCAACAATATCTGAGCTGCAATTGTTAAAGGTTTTAGCCCAAGAAATGAATATGAGAAAAGCGGCAGAAAAACTGTTTGTATCTCAGCCAGCCCTCTCCCAGCGTTTGCAGAACATTGAGAAGGAATGGGGAACCAAACTGTTTATCAGGTCACAACGAGGGCTTTCATTGACAGCAGCCGGTGAGCTTGTGGCACAATTTGCAGTTGACACGATCAGCAACGAAGAAAAGGTGAAGGAAGCGATTCACGCATTAAGAGGCGAGGTTCATGGGACATTAAGTATTGCTGCAGCCAGTATTGTCGGTCAGAATTGGCTGCCAGGGGTGCTAAAGGAATTTATTAAAAGCTACCCAAGGGCGAAAGTATCCTTAATAACTGGCTGGAGCAGTGAAATATTGAAATCAATGGCTGATGGCAGCATACACCTTGGAATAATCAGAGGAGGATCTGATTGGAAAGGTGCTAAAAAGCACTTGTTTGATGATCCTCTCTATTTAGTGGACAGTAAGATTTCAAGCCTTAATCAGCTGATGGATACAGACAGACCATTTATACAATTTAAAAGCGATTCCAGCTATTATGAGGAAATTCAAGAATGGTGGCACAGACAATTTCCGGCTCCTCCTAAAAATACCATTTATGTTGATCAAATCGAAACATGCAAGCAGTTAACCTTTAATGGAATTGGCTATAGTATTTTGCCTGGCATTGCACTTCAGGGGGCAAATGAAAACCTCTTTCAAGTCCCTCTTCAAGATGACCGGAATACTCCGATTTACCGAAGTACATGGCTTATTGGTTATGAGGCTGCATTTCAGCTGAAGCAAGTGCAGGCATTTCTTGATATTATCGACGAATATGTGAGACAGAGAGAATAG
- a CDS encoding TlpA family protein disulfide reductase — MKLREQMPELTGATAWLNGEVAKTDLLGEKPTLIHFWSISCYLCKESMPQINIFRDEYSEKLNFMAVHMPRSEADLNDDKIKATAEELGITQPIFVDGEHKLTEAFENEYVPAYYVFDKTGQLRHYQAGGSGIKMLEKRVNRVLDDQANPAEKE; from the coding sequence ATGAAATTGCGTGAGCAAATGCCTGAATTGACAGGAGCCACAGCGTGGCTGAACGGAGAAGTAGCAAAAACCGACCTGCTTGGTGAAAAACCGACCTTAATTCATTTCTGGTCTATTAGTTGCTACTTATGTAAAGAATCTATGCCGCAAATTAATATTTTTAGAGATGAATACAGCGAAAAGCTGAATTTTATGGCGGTACATATGCCTAGATCAGAAGCAGATTTGAACGATGATAAGATAAAAGCAACTGCTGAAGAGCTTGGAATTACCCAGCCAATTTTTGTTGACGGAGAGCATAAATTGACAGAAGCATTCGAAAACGAATATGTGCCAGCATATTATGTTTTTGATAAGACAGGTCAGCTGAGACATTATCAAGCTGGCGGAAGCGGAATAAAGATGCTTGAAAAGCGGGTTAATAGAGTGCTTGATGATCAAGCAAATCCTGCTGAAAAAGAATAA
- a CDS encoding mechanosensitive ion channel family protein: MNSVSDIQNYFENFNYAGLLVSVGLILLKLLLIFCIYFIIKKISVVFISKLFETYTKKHAISSGRAYTLESLTKNILSYLLIFILAVTVLQTFGIDATAILAGAGIVGLAVGFGAQGLVSDIVTGFFLLLEKQLDVGDSITTSTFSGTVEQVGLRTTQLRSADGTLHFIPNREIKTLSNHSRGDMQALVDVIISNDNNIPQVLQTFQEECDKIREESNVITDGPNVIGIQSFASTSLTIRIVTKTLNNEQWGIERLIRQRMQETIDDKEIKLPSPATLALEKGNK, encoded by the coding sequence ATGAACAGTGTTTCTGATATTCAAAATTATTTTGAAAACTTCAATTATGCAGGCTTGCTTGTAAGTGTAGGATTAATCCTGCTAAAGCTCCTGCTGATTTTTTGTATCTATTTTATTATAAAAAAAATTAGTGTCGTATTTATTTCAAAGCTTTTTGAGACATATACGAAAAAGCATGCCATTTCATCTGGACGTGCCTATACTTTAGAAAGTTTAACCAAAAATATTCTTTCTTATCTTCTTATTTTTATTTTGGCTGTCACGGTCCTCCAAACTTTTGGTATTGATGCTACCGCTATCCTTGCTGGTGCTGGAATAGTTGGTCTTGCTGTCGGTTTTGGAGCACAAGGTCTTGTAAGTGATATTGTAACAGGATTTTTTCTGCTACTAGAAAAACAGCTGGATGTTGGGGACTCCATTACAACTAGCACCTTTTCAGGAACAGTTGAGCAGGTAGGACTACGAACGACACAGCTCCGCTCTGCAGATGGAACCCTTCATTTTATTCCAAACAGAGAAATTAAAACATTGAGCAACCATTCCCGCGGAGATATGCAAGCACTTGTGGATGTCATCATTTCTAATGACAATAACATCCCGCAGGTTTTGCAAACATTTCAGGAAGAGTGCGACAAAATCCGTGAGGAAAGCAATGTTATCACAGACGGTCCAAATGTGATCGGCATTCAGTCCTTTGCAAGCACAAGCCTGACCATCCGTATCGTTACAAAAACACTTAACAATGAGCAATGGGGTATCGAAAGGCTGATCCGTCAAAGAATGCAGGAAACTATTGACGATAAAGAAATCAAGCTGCCGTCACCAGCAACTCTTGCATTGGAGAAAGGCAATAAATAG